The sequence cattaattaatgAGTATTGTAAAGTTGATTTAAATGTATCAATTTCCCAACAGCAACTGTGAAGGCCTAGTGCTACCCCGAATTGGAGACCAACTCAAAGATCGTGCTCAAGAATTTTGTCCCCGTTGTCAGTGCAAATATGAGAACAGAAACATCACAATTATAAAGGTTATTTGTATTCACTATTATTATGACACTAAAAGAAGAGAATCAAGTACACAATTCATAGTTCTATTctgatgtaataataatttattgttataattccAACATAATACAATTACAAGTCTGTAAGGTTACAGGAATTTGTATAACTAATCTATTATGCATTTGATCAGGTAGTGGTGATTATTGTTATCTGGGTGATCATGTTGCTGGTGGGGTACATGGGTTTCCTGATTTGTTTGGATCCTCTAATCAACAAGCGAGCCATGGCATCATATCAGGAGCATACCAATGAGGATGTAAGTATGTTTGTCACAAGTAttctaatataaaaacaaaatttgtgatttaagACACATTCTATATCAGGTAGGTAACACAGCATGAAATTTTACTAAAtgtaaacatttattaatagAAGTCTTTGAATATagctagaaatatattttcttattgtttttaaaaatatatatctggcATTGAGCCTTGGTTGCTCACAGCGGGTCTAGTGGATTCAACGTCAATCAAATAACAATGGAGAGGGCTTGGTGGTTTTCTGCATGACCAATCAGGAATGAGTACATTCGCATGAAGTGGGTAGGTCACGCTGTTTATAGAACAGATGGCCACTGGCGCTTCAAATTCAAGCACACCAGAAAACTTAGCATAGGTAGCCCTCGCACaaggtggaccgatgacctaTTGAAAGAATATGGCAATCagctggatgcaggcagtgcAGGACCGGTCATCATGGTGAGGCTTGGAGAAGCCTATATTCAACAGTGGACATCTGCATATCGTCATTGTctaaccaaaatctgctatgtgcaaaaactcttttgaattaacgagtaagaacattttcgtataaaattttatatgaaggtgaatttttaaaaaccatatcaaatgaaagctatacataaatattaaagctatagacacataacaatttgtgaagttatacttctttaggcgcgttatgaaaaattgatgagtgTAATTTTATGATGCGcgtgcaccgtgacacaaaattaagtaacttggcgagtctgaatatagccgcaggtgaactttccgaaccgtaccgagaattaccgaatttatacgatgtcaagaaaagggatgtccaatatgcgtgtttaaggatgttgtttaatcgaatttttttcaaattgattaaaatttaaataaaaaaaataaaaaaaattcataaaaataaagtataacttcttacgcgcgtacataagtacacgcaccctttttttatatgAGAGATAGGGCTGTGAGCTAtatgaaaaggtcaaaaagtaaaaatctcaaaaagtgcatatagcagattttggtttgacaatgaCAATATATTCAGCAGTGGATATCTGTGGgttgatagatagatagatagatagatagaaaataatacaatttgcACCTTGAACActgacacaaaaaaaattgtaatacatcaataaaatataaaaaaaaattctatttttattgtgCAAACTACAATTTAAAGCTGTTGTGATAAAATGGCAAAATCTTTGCAGGATGACAACCCTATACCAGGAACGTCTCAGACGATGGGTGCAACTCCCCGCGGGAATGTTTTGAACCGGGTTACCCATCAGCAGGACAAGTGGAAGCGTCAGGTCCGTGAGCAGCGTCGCAACATTTATGATAGACACACTATGTTGAACTAGCTCATGACCAAACTCAACTCCTCAGACCATGAATGATAATGAGAATGTACTGTTCGAATACAGAGATTGACAGGCATGTGTATTGTACAAACAATGCTGATAGAATGCAATATAAATAAGAATGGGAATTTCAAAGGCTCCCCTAAATTCTCATTTCATAATTGCAAGATACGACTAAGAACCACAAGAagataaaatattcaatttaaagtattgtttcaattgttatttttgttataatacaCTGGATTCGGTGTTATTCACAGCTTTGTCACATTCGTCCAGAATGTGTACATAAAAATAGAGCATAACAATTTGAGCTGTTACTGTTGTTATCAGGATACCTTTTGCATAGTTGAAGCTGTACAGCTTCCTCTGTGTGTTAACATCgcgttaatatttaaattatttggaGTTGAGTCATTATGGCCCCATTTTGATTAGCAATGAATTATTATGTTAAGCAAAACATCATCTATATTATTTGATCATAAACTCAGAATTGGTGACATAAACATTGTCTAATTGACGACGGTCATGAGTTACCATTAGCTGATAGACATACAATAAATTGCTTGTTTAACATTCTAAGGCAGGGGTGGGCAACGCGGCGCTCGCGGGCGTATTTTAATGCGCCTTCGCTGGACTAATGTGAATGTATGAGAGCCAGAGCGATTTACTTACTCTTGTCAAACGGCGATATACAGCAAGTAGTCAGTTGAGTTTAGGATTGTGCATAGATTAACAGTTTGCTAACTTTAAACGTATCTAATAACACGCacgtattttttgttagtgtgTGATCTTATTTCGAATAGACCGTGCATTTAAAACTACCAAGTAAtccgaaataattattttctttcaataccgAACAAAGCTTAATGACTCACGTTTAGATAATTGTTTAAGGACTGGGACCTCTAAATATATCCCCAATTATAAGAAATTTCACACTGAATTACATGTATCAATATGTATGAcaccaacaaaataaagttataaaaaatctgtttttaatGCCTATTGATACCTGTTGATTATCTGTAAAATATGCGCCCTCGgtgattttcaaatttagtattgcGCCCTTAAGCACTAAAAAGTTGCCGACCCCTGTCCTAAGGTTTCAAATGTCTACTCATAATAATTATTCTATATAGTTATGTTTTAAATTCTTAGCATGCAAATCAAGGCTATAGTGGCTAACCATTTTCTTTTGTAAAAAAAGACTAAAcctattttcattaataaagaAATAGACAATTACAGGAAGCCTCACCTATAATTCTGCAgctattaattattatcattgtgtATAATTTGTgttaacataatttattattttgcattttgCCAATGTATTTTTAACTTTCGTTTTAAATAGTCAACCAAAATAATTGAAGTTACTAGATtgaaagtaataattatattaaaaagaatTTGCTGCATATTATAAAGAACTACACTTATGTAAtcatacaatttaatttttccattttaaaattgttaattatataataatatttatgattgaattttggctatttataaaaatattattatttatagatttgaaattttttatattgttcacTTGGTACTAAATAGTCTCTAAATCATTTTAAtgttaaagtgaaataattatttttatcacatTTGCTGTTAATTATACATAACAGTAAAACATGATATTTAAAATCATTGCAAGACAAAATGGATTTACAAGATTCAtacaaataatgtttattttaaactcAGAAGTAGTTAAGTTTTGTAATCGTTAAGTATTAAATTAGTTCTTCGTTTtcatagtattaaaataaaatggaacTATTTGATCTATTTTAAAGATGTCATCTGTATAaatggtttttattaaaattatttttgattgttatattactgtaatttattgtttttaaacggtgtaaaattataataaaataatgtaaaagcTAATAATGTTTCATAATTTttagtataattaaaacaaaaaactcattgtaacattatttgaaaaaaaaaaatatttcattcaaaatatattttaactaattaataaaaaaattccgtGATTATGGTTTGTAAAATACACCTTCATGATTATTATCGGCAAATTCGTTACCTAAACGAAGTGAAAATCAGcttcaataaattattgttgAAATATTCTAAAATACGCTTACGCCTGCAACAATtgataggtaccaacacccttaTCCCGCCCATCTTACCCCGAAGGAAAACACAAATTTTCGAAATTATtaactataaaaattattatctcacaaaaataatattgttatataaatattattataaactgaGCATCATTTCTTACATTATTCTTAGTATTGTTGATACTTGACGAAAAAACTGCcaattaatacattaaatattggaaAAAATTCTATCAAATCTGGCCGGGGCTTAAATAACAAACACATAGAAGCATAAGTACCCACAAACTCCATTCGTCCAACTTTAAAACGTAGGTATACTATTTCTGATGGAAGGACGTATTGCAAGCTCATATGAGAACTTGTCAACATTACTGCCTAAATCCATCGCAGAGTAATCATGCGTTCTGATTTTTAGGATCAAACtcttatacaattaaaaaatgggTGGAAGGCAAGATCCACATTATACCTATGGCTATAGTAATCACTCAATACTAAgtaccacttcgataaagcggcacgacacgagaaccctctcatcgtggccgccggtaactacattctaactacattcccgatcctgcggacagaatggaaagcagtcgacgtcgccccaaacatttcggatcctcccgatccactaacggtacttctaggtacctcaagcaccggtcatcgttctcgtcgaacccgttgcttgcgacgaagggctcgacgagtaaattaaccctcagagatagcccactgagtttctcgccgggtcttctcagtgggtcgcgtttccgatccggtagtagattctgcgaagcacggctcttgctagggttcgtgttagcaacatc is a genomic window of Bombyx mori chromosome 1, ASM3026992v2 containing:
- the LOC101735670 gene encoding uncharacterized protein CG1161 isoform X1 is translated as MYLKYIILVFLGTCIFFVSCFGEQGTFENKRCKCVCPSPAAVFNNTADTGRSPFIDNVPPNKCNCEGLVLPRIGDQLKDRAQEFCPRCQCKYENRNITIIKVVVIIVIWVIMLLVGYMGFLICLDPLINKRAMASYQEHTNEDDDNPIPGTSQTMGATPRGNVLNRVTHQQDKWKRQVREQRRNIYDRHTMLN
- the LOC101735670 gene encoding uncharacterized protein CG1161 isoform X2; its protein translation is MYLKYIILVFLGTCIFFVSGTFENKRCKCVCPSPAAVFNNTADTGRSPFIDNVPPNKCNCEGLVLPRIGDQLKDRAQEFCPRCQCKYENRNITIIKVVVIIVIWVIMLLVGYMGFLICLDPLINKRAMASYQEHTNEDDDNPIPGTSQTMGATPRGNVLNRVTHQQDKWKRQVREQRRNIYDRHTMLN